One window of Methanobacterium alkalithermotolerans genomic DNA carries:
- a CDS encoding GltB/FmdC/FwdC-like GXGXG domain-containing protein: protein MSPELKISDENLTTHQINQQIKKALQEQKNRIIIENNDKLDSIAVGNPSGVEFNLKGEFGDFIGALNEGSRIEIEGNTARFLGNNMTSGEIIVEGSVSDGAGYGMYGGHLLIKGDAGNSLAELNKGGVIIVQGDIGSQAGMFMLQGDIIILGNASTETGNWMLGGHIYITGEVESLGKNAAYRNLDEEDKTKISEILNAHHLEFDLDAFKKIDCQSKRPFYGH, encoded by the coding sequence ATGAGTCCTGAATTAAAAATAAGTGATGAAAATCTCACAACCCATCAAATCAATCAACAAATAAAAAAAGCTCTTCAGGAGCAAAAAAACAGGATAATTATAGAAAACAATGATAAATTAGATTCTATTGCCGTGGGAAACCCCTCAGGTGTTGAATTCAACTTAAAAGGAGAATTCGGAGACTTTATAGGAGCCTTAAACGAAGGATCCCGTATAGAGATTGAAGGAAACACCGCCCGTTTTCTGGGTAACAACATGACTTCCGGAGAGATTATAGTGGAAGGTTCAGTCAGTGACGGTGCAGGATATGGTATGTACGGAGGGCATCTACTTATTAAGGGCGATGCTGGAAACTCTTTAGCGGAACTAAATAAGGGCGGAGTAATCATTGTTCAGGGGGATATAGGATCGCAGGCCGGTATGTTCATGCTCCAGGGAGATATTATCATCCTGGGCAATGCCTCTACCGAAACTGGAAACTGGATGCTAGGGGGCCACATTTATATCACCGGTGAGGTGGAAAGCCTGGGCAAGAATGCAGCCTACAGGAATCTGGATGAGGAAGATAAAACTAAAATTAGTGAAATATTAAATGCTCACCACCTTGAATTTGACCTGGATGCCTTTAAAAAGATAGATTGTCAAAGCAAAAGACCCTTCTATGGACATTAG
- a CDS encoding Coenzyme F420 hydrogenase/dehydrogenase, beta subunit C-terminal domain gives MNDEKIAMVGTPCQVLAATKVNKYPDITGGSPIDIKIGLFCMETFSYKYMRMFLEENQVDINEVKECSIEQNQLKFLKKDGTTFEVPLVKAEGFIRKNCDICSDYTADISDISIGSIGSPKGWSTVIIRTPKGQEIIEALEKQGQIETRPIEEKGLNLLKRIATSKKSTNRINIQKREAISRPVVYRREVSEEEFQNFVQECQFENLESDVISEGACVLCGACEFVCPTNIIKIHDRKPYIKGSCEEGCHACYTACPRTYVTEAVLPRNLDDKPIGDYLDIKAVNANFIEGQDGGAVTAILSYLLKEGIVDKVFIVSEDEEKAWKPKPRLTSDIGTVVKAAGTKYSVASIGFKALKEEKA, from the coding sequence ATGAATGACGAGAAAATAGCCATGGTTGGAACTCCCTGCCAGGTTCTGGCCGCAACAAAAGTTAACAAGTACCCGGATATCACCGGTGGTTCCCCTATTGATATTAAGATAGGATTATTCTGCATGGAAACCTTTTCCTACAAGTACATGCGGATGTTTTTAGAAGAAAACCAGGTGGATATCAACGAAGTAAAAGAATGCAGTATAGAACAAAACCAGTTAAAATTCCTTAAAAAAGATGGAACCACCTTTGAAGTCCCACTGGTAAAAGCAGAAGGTTTCATCAGGAAAAACTGTGATATATGTTCTGATTACACCGCGGACATATCGGACATATCTATTGGTTCTATAGGTTCCCCTAAGGGCTGGTCCACCGTAATAATACGTACCCCTAAGGGCCAGGAAATCATAGAAGCCCTGGAAAAACAGGGTCAAATAGAAACCCGGCCTATTGAAGAAAAAGGTTTAAACCTACTTAAAAGGATAGCCACCAGTAAAAAATCCACTAACCGGATAAATATCCAGAAAAGAGAGGCCATATCCCGACCGGTGGTATACCGTCGGGAGGTTAGTGAAGAAGAATTCCAGAATTTTGTGCAGGAATGCCAGTTTGAGAACCTGGAGAGTGATGTGATAAGTGAAGGGGCCTGTGTGCTCTGCGGGGCCTGTGAATTTGTATGTCCCACCAATATAATCAAAATCCATGACCGTAAACCATATATCAAAGGTAGCTGTGAAGAAGGATGTCATGCCTGCTACACCGCCTGCCCCCGAACTTATGTAACTGAGGCCGTACTACCTCGAAACCTGGATGATAAACCCATAGGTGATTATCTGGATATTAAAGCAGTTAATGCTAATTTTATAGAAGGCCAGGATGGTGGAGCAGTAACTGCTATTTTAAGTTACCTTTTAAAGGAAGGAATTGTGGATAAGGTATTCATTGTAAGTGAAGATGAAGAAAAAGCATGGAAACCTAAACCCCGACTAACCAGTGATATTGGAACCGTGGTCAAAGCCGCCGGAACCAAATACAGTGTAGCCTCTATAGGATTCAAAGCCTTAAAAGAGGAAAAAGCATAA
- a CDS encoding glutamate synthase-related protein, translating to MPFIVTRNKDLCLRSFDREGCCWYKCDDKDDEQCKKCYSCYNNCPNEVYDVINDQPFPTRMESCAGCRICAKMCPNDAISVSAVPADPRAMWTDPDMDEIQRKALQGNYRVRSCGVRREIPTLSELVMVPGQLAVPPVDKYREECNSQVILGSRYAKNPLVLDTPIMIGAMSYGSLSKESKVALAIGASLSGTIANTGEGGLIPEERAAADKLTVQYSSGRFGVSASYLRSAEAIEVKVGQGAKPGMGGHLLAEKITPEVARVRGLPMGTDALSPCRFLDSTQKGDLGKHVELLREVTDSQVPIIVKLGPGRVYDDVRLAVEAGADIVAVDGMEGGTGAAPHVVIEEQGIPTVGSLIQAVDSLNDMGVKDEVDLIMAGGIKDGAGAAKALALGADAVYVATAALIAMGCRGCESCASGNCREGIATQDLKMRRRLEPKTKGERVSNFINAMNEEIKMLAQICGHNDIRNLNKEDLRALNTNIAALTRVKLISEA from the coding sequence ATGCCATTTATAGTTACAAGAAATAAAGATCTCTGCCTTAGAAGTTTCGACCGGGAAGGGTGCTGCTGGTATAAATGTGATGACAAGGACGATGAACAATGTAAAAAATGCTACTCCTGTTACAACAACTGTCCCAATGAGGTATACGATGTCATAAATGACCAGCCTTTCCCCACCAGGATGGAGAGTTGTGCTGGATGCAGAATTTGTGCTAAAATGTGTCCCAATGATGCCATATCAGTAAGTGCGGTGCCTGCTGATCCCCGGGCCATGTGGACTGACCCAGATATGGATGAAATCCAGAGAAAAGCCCTGCAGGGAAATTACCGGGTAAGATCCTGTGGAGTAAGAAGAGAAATACCCACCTTATCAGAACTGGTCATGGTACCAGGTCAGCTGGCTGTTCCTCCAGTGGACAAATACCGGGAAGAATGTAACAGTCAGGTTATTCTGGGAAGCCGTTATGCTAAAAATCCCCTGGTTCTGGATACTCCCATCATGATCGGGGCTATGTCCTATGGTTCACTCAGTAAAGAAAGTAAAGTGGCTTTGGCCATTGGAGCCAGTTTATCTGGAACCATTGCCAATACGGGAGAAGGAGGCCTCATTCCTGAAGAAAGGGCTGCTGCTGATAAACTAACAGTGCAATACTCCTCTGGAAGGTTCGGGGTTTCGGCTTCTTATTTGCGTAGTGCCGAGGCCATAGAGGTCAAGGTGGGTCAGGGGGCTAAACCGGGTATGGGTGGACACCTTCTGGCAGAGAAAATAACACCGGAAGTGGCCCGGGTAAGGGGACTTCCCATGGGAACTGATGCTTTAAGCCCCTGCCGATTTTTAGATTCCACCCAGAAAGGAGATCTGGGTAAACACGTGGAATTACTCCGGGAAGTAACTGATTCCCAGGTACCTATTATTGTTAAATTAGGACCTGGCCGGGTATACGATGATGTACGCCTGGCGGTAGAAGCAGGAGCAGATATTGTGGCAGTTGATGGTATGGAAGGTGGAACCGGTGCTGCTCCTCATGTGGTGATTGAAGAACAGGGTATACCCACCGTGGGGTCCCTGATCCAGGCAGTGGATAGTCTAAATGACATGGGAGTTAAGGATGAGGTGGATCTCATCATGGCCGGTGGTATAAAAGACGGTGCTGGTGCAGCCAAGGCCCTGGCATTAGGGGCTGATGCTGTATATGTGGCCACTGCGGCACTTATAGCCATGGGATGTCGTGGCTGTGAATCCTGTGCCAGTGGAAACTGTCGGGAAGGAATAGCCACTCAGGATTTGAAGATGAGAAGAAGACTGGAACCCAAAACCAAGGGAGAAAGGGTTAGTAACTTCATCAATGCCATGAATGAAGAAATAAAAATGTTAGCCCAGATATGTGGCCATAACGATATTCGAAACTTAAATAAAGAAGATCTAAGGGCCTTAAATACTAATATCGCTGCTTTAACCCGGGTTAAATTAATCAGTGAAGCCTGA
- a CDS encoding B12-binding domain-containing radical SAM protein: MKVTFVNPPQTSSKYKFMGVVAPPLGMAYMAAVLEENGVDVNIIDASAMEMSWDTLKKELKLSNPDIIAITALTPTISQALKSAKLGRRTCPQAMVVMGGYHPSFNFQEILQKDYVDVVIRGEGEYTMLELVKTLESGGDLSRVKGIAWGDTVTPSRPLISDLDELPLPARHLLPLENYTFLNLKSSMTTMITSRGCPMQCSFCASAALHGSKLRLRSPESIVDEMEYLVNELGIETIAFMDDTFTLIPHRVKEICQLIKERNLDVFWGCTARVDTLNEEIIRTMRQAGCITIFMGVESADQQLLDGMNKKTTINRIRKAFEISRKEKMRTIASVVLGMPGDTYSSIKNTINFVQELKPSYAIFSLATPYPGTRFYHQAFEENLIKVKDWSKFTLLSPIMETVECSLDDLKKMQKKAFFSFYLRPSYIIHQVRMDGPVLLKTIAAVIRQVI; encoded by the coding sequence ATGAAGGTAACTTTTGTAAATCCTCCCCAAACTTCTTCTAAATATAAATTCATGGGAGTGGTAGCTCCTCCCTTAGGAATGGCCTATATGGCTGCAGTTTTAGAAGAAAATGGTGTGGATGTAAATATTATAGATGCCTCTGCCATGGAAATGAGCTGGGATACATTAAAAAAAGAATTAAAGTTGAGTAATCCGGATATAATAGCCATAACCGCTTTAACTCCCACCATTTCCCAGGCCCTAAAATCTGCTAAATTAGGACGCCGCACCTGCCCCCAGGCCATGGTAGTTATGGGGGGATATCACCCCAGTTTTAATTTTCAGGAAATCCTTCAAAAAGATTATGTGGATGTGGTTATTCGAGGAGAAGGAGAATACACCATGCTCGAACTGGTAAAGACTCTGGAGAGTGGTGGTGACCTGTCCCGGGTTAAGGGAATAGCCTGGGGAGATACAGTTACCCCTTCCCGGCCCCTGATAAGTGACCTGGATGAGTTGCCCTTACCTGCCCGACACCTCCTGCCCCTGGAAAATTACACCTTCCTCAATCTAAAAAGCAGTATGACCACCATGATAACCAGTAGAGGTTGTCCCATGCAGTGTTCTTTTTGTGCATCAGCTGCTTTACATGGATCTAAACTTCGTTTACGATCTCCAGAGAGTATTGTGGATGAAATGGAATATCTGGTAAATGAGCTGGGTATAGAAACCATTGCCTTTATGGATGATACCTTCACTCTTATTCCTCACCGGGTAAAAGAAATCTGCCAGCTCATAAAAGAAAGAAATCTGGATGTATTCTGGGGTTGTACCGCCCGGGTGGATACCCTGAATGAGGAAATAATTAGAACCATGCGCCAGGCAGGATGCATCACCATCTTTATGGGGGTGGAATCTGCAGATCAACAGTTACTGGATGGTATGAATAAAAAAACTACCATTAATCGTATTAGAAAGGCTTTTGAAATATCCCGTAAAGAAAAAATGCGCACCATTGCCTCGGTGGTGCTGGGTATGCCAGGAGATACCTATAGCAGTATTAAGAATACCATTAACTTTGTACAGGAACTTAAACCCTCTTATGCTATTTTCTCTCTGGCCACACCCTATCCCGGGACCCGTTTTTACCACCAGGCCTTTGAAGAAAACTTAATAAAAGTGAAAGACTGGTCCAAATTCACCTTACTTTCCCCTATTATGGAGACTGTGGAATGCTCCCTGGATGATTTAAAGAAAATGCAAAAAAAAGCGTTTTTTAGTTTTTATCTAAGACCATCCTACATCATTCACCAGGTAAGGATGGATGGACCGGTTTTACTTAAAACCATTGCCGCCGTTATTAGGCAGGTAATATAG